In the genome of Flexistipes sinusarabici DSM 4947, one region contains:
- the istB gene encoding IS21-like element helper ATPase IstB: MIIHERLNEAFHQLGLTQIPEILHNHSEAASKEDISYLEFLDKLLQDELAAKHSRFIKMKKRLSNLPFYKTLDQFDFDFQPSIDKRRINDLATLQFIEHRENLIFMGPPGVGKTHLAVALALEAIAKRYSVYFTTAHELVETLQAAYYNNTIKRKMKKYTKPDVLVIDEIGYRRMEDEAAHFFFQIISERYEKGAVILTSNKSYGAWGEIFGDTVLATAILDRLLHHSNTINIKGESYRIKEKKKAGFFERQTNSDENRKNDSLTEGITK, from the coding sequence ATGATTATTCACGAACGACTCAATGAAGCCTTCCATCAGCTGGGGCTTACTCAAATCCCCGAGATTCTCCACAATCATTCGGAAGCGGCTTCTAAAGAAGACATATCATATTTGGAATTTTTAGACAAGCTTTTACAGGATGAGCTGGCAGCAAAGCATTCGAGGTTTATAAAGATGAAGAAGCGGTTATCAAACCTCCCCTTTTACAAGACACTGGATCAGTTTGACTTTGATTTCCAGCCATCTATTGACAAAAGGCGTATCAACGATTTGGCAACACTACAATTTATTGAACATCGGGAAAATTTAATATTTATGGGACCTCCTGGCGTTGGTAAGACCCACCTTGCTGTTGCGTTGGCGCTTGAGGCAATTGCAAAGCGTTATTCTGTATATTTCACTACAGCCCATGAGCTCGTGGAAACCCTTCAGGCTGCTTATTATAATAACACAATAAAGCGAAAAATGAAGAAATATACGAAGCCTGATGTCTTGGTGATTGACGAAATTGGATATCGGCGCATGGAGGATGAAGCCGCACATTTTTTCTTTCAGATAATATCGGAAAGATATGAAAAAGGAGCTGTTATTCTGACCTCCAACAAGTCGTATGGTGCTTGGGGAGAAATATTCGGTGATACGGTACTTGCAACTGCAATTCTTGATCGTTTGCTGCACCACTCCAACACTATAAACATCAAGGGAGAGAGTTATCGTATTAAAGAAAAGAAAAAGGCTGGATTCTTTGAAAGACAGACTAACTCAGATGAGAACAGAAAAAACGATTCTCTGACAGAGGGTATCACCAAATGA
- the istA gene encoding IS21 family transposase: MVKNGEYFMIKEMKEKGMTITAISEHLNRDRKTVRKWLREGVPEGYSRQVIKAGKLDPFKDYIIHRMEEEGCFNSVVLYDEIRDMGYTGKMTILRDFMQPLRPQLREKATVRFETPAGRQAQVDWGEVTVNWNGTSKKLHIFVMLLSYSRMIYVEFMEDEKLDTLIGCHTRAFNFFEGVVETCLYDNMKTVVSDVDEKGGVIWNKRFARFAEHHGFTLKRCRFYRPRTKGKVENGIGYVKKNFWQRVRTFNDLDDLNAKALDWVNTHANARIHNTTKERPIERWYTEKEKLRPFNQIPFELVDYYPRNVTNDCLVSYCASMYSVPFQYVGSIVHVQDDKKGLICIYSGNEKIAEHKKATVKYQVKREKEHFRGIFSSGKNKVSQPLPRLDEHSAPEVTQRDLSVYEQFALEVNQ, from the coding sequence GAGTTCCGGAAGGTTATAGCCGACAAGTAATCAAAGCGGGCAAGCTTGATCCGTTCAAAGATTACATAATCCACCGAATGGAGGAAGAAGGCTGTTTTAACAGTGTAGTGCTTTACGATGAAATAAGAGATATGGGCTACACAGGTAAGATGACGATTCTTAGGGATTTTATGCAGCCACTCCGCCCCCAACTTCGTGAGAAAGCTACAGTTCGCTTTGAAACACCCGCTGGCAGGCAGGCTCAGGTGGACTGGGGAGAAGTGACAGTAAACTGGAATGGCACCAGTAAGAAGTTGCATATATTTGTAATGCTTCTTTCCTACAGCCGTATGATTTATGTGGAATTTATGGAAGATGAAAAACTTGATACGTTGATAGGCTGTCATACAAGGGCGTTTAATTTTTTCGAGGGAGTGGTGGAAACTTGTCTGTATGATAACATGAAGACAGTAGTCAGCGATGTGGATGAGAAAGGCGGAGTTATTTGGAATAAGCGTTTTGCCCGTTTCGCCGAACACCACGGATTTACACTAAAACGCTGTAGGTTTTATCGCCCCAGAACAAAAGGCAAGGTAGAAAATGGGATCGGTTATGTAAAGAAAAACTTTTGGCAAAGAGTTCGGACATTCAATGATCTTGACGATTTAAATGCTAAAGCTTTGGATTGGGTAAATACACATGCTAACGCTCGCATACATAATACAACCAAAGAAAGACCTATAGAGCGGTGGTACACAGAAAAAGAAAAACTGAGACCTTTCAACCAAATACCATTTGAGCTGGTGGATTATTATCCAAGAAATGTGACTAACGACTGTTTAGTATCTTATTGTGCAAGTATGTACTCAGTACCTTTTCAATATGTGGGCAGCATAGTTCACGTACAGGATGACAAAAAAGGGTTAATCTGTATATACAGCGGGAATGAAAAAATTGCAGAGCATAAAAAAGCAACTGTAAAATATCAGGTAAAAAGGGAAAAAGAGCACTTCAGGGGCATTTTCAGTTCAGGCAAAAACAAGGTCAGCCAACCTTTACCACGCCTGGATGAACATTCAGCCCCCGAAGTGACTCAAAGAGACCTTTCAGTATATGAGCAATTCGCTTTGGAGGTAAACCAATGA